The following are encoded together in the Malaya genurostris strain Urasoe2022 chromosome 3, Malgen_1.1, whole genome shotgun sequence genome:
- the LOC131437460 gene encoding DNA polymerase theta isoform X2, giving the protein MAEFSQSLFLSDHTLQSLEKQAAKPASHSTTPISNADRCTTRSSQVNKRQSSDEQRSLEVIDESPTNSSRANGNETRHKSVRERLRTVSTQSRSRKGFRRNKSDSMTLNAAEEKQKTKQKARSESREQLNFDGDNFSDLFRSDIRFDGLSGKPQIAKCEDHAQKEINISKLLESDIAFETSVVTEFKDPTVIGSPVSKQSRHSDEYADIFGSSEFSMDLQPRSQSLVATVRESNGFDDLFDKSVFTLEAPAQPAKDMKPLISSTMNNFLCSEDLLEFSGLQEPLRVGEDDLEADDISLLVENVNFTQIHIADSDESRQKIENLLSQELERSKNIVHETLKKNNRAVENESINHTTVLASSSFLCPSAKTQNASNEPMSLNENKNLRLVASWGLPEAVTKAYARKGITELFQWQSDCLANAKVILETANLVYSAPTSGGKTIVSEFLVAKTVVERKRKAIVILPFVAVAREKMFYLQEILSPAGIRVEGFFGGHTAPGGFESVDVAVCTIEKANSIVNRLLEQQTLSSLGLIVVDEVHLIADPSRGYILELLLTKIRYVGAKLGERIQIVAMSATLPNMELLTDWLQAEQFRTDFRPIELKEMVKLGTGIYDNRGKLIRKLDTDLFKGIMRDQDNIAQLCLETILEGCSVIVFCPSKDWCERLTLHLAEFIHTLQKSDSELGVKLRSEMNQNKIEEALALLKDCPTGLDIVLGKTARYGCVYHHAGLTADERDIIESCFKSGTLRIIVATSTLSSGVNLPARRVIIRTPLFGGTQMNPLTYRQMIGRAGRKGRDVLGESILMCDGQNTKAGWGLVNAELKPIASCLDGDGYSHLKRAILEIIASGMASTTRELETFVNCTLYSCEKKCPFSFDFDSLEKSQRKVMQAAAGSDRDAENVNPIANCVQFLLEYEFIRMQHSAETGEILLTATQLGSACLAASMPPRDGFLLFSELQKSRQCFVLETELHAIYLVTPYSVSYQWQSIDWMAYLTRWEKLSEPMKRVGELVGVREAFLVKALRGNVGSDDYQSLQIHKRFYTALALKELVDEKPLSAVAQEFVCTRGLLQSLQQVAATFAGIVTAFCTSLNWNLLAMIVSQFKERLFFGIQSDLLDLMRIASLNGQRARMLFNGGITGLVDLANADPLLVERILYGSVSFQTEQKREGEDEFEARKRTNLRNLHVTGRAGMTVSEAAQLLVKEARDYIQLDTGVRNPDWQNQSDQEEQDASSVGESENVPMLEQREKNNDLSNPKQSSIVSFEVSDSDSNREIEKFHNSLIMNFSHVLSDDKTSTSQGGKYDCLNIVDLCAELTLFQRFGEELEQVNSVSVAFGVGKIDRTKSVIGGNLLINQPTKGEENEILKAYRFVFHDNLYISGIAFTLPERSNDEAENVTYYLNLRKDGPIECSSKQQLVCDLLRRDTLTVNIFDAKEQLKMVYRSGLLSQDYEILADVRDPKVANWLLQAEDKVIPLQAMVQQYCPELSSISQLAGRCPGSAGPALHFMSAIDARIRCTVESFLVQHMITAQLEQFEHLDRPQEVLTTFSSREMPLHLTLTRMELVGFPVDGCELGRLIDRLHQAKDRIAERVRQLNGGRKLDFGSASEVAGVLKVPRDRYGRTKTTRQVLERIDSPLAALVIAYRKIDSNLSRTIEPLYRSVRNAKRIYGTSFCFTSTGRITMHEPNLQTVVKDFTVEFEPGNVEVFSCRSTFACSDQNRVLLSADFCQLELCVLTHLSQDRKLLAVMSAGKDVFRSIAAKWNRIPDENHVSDELRNCTKAIVYGVIYGMGVKSMATELNVDEDMARTLMEQFHSTYPDIRRYADKVTQITRERGYIETLTGRRRYLPAIHSTDPKKRAEAERQAVCTTVQGSAADILKNAILRMMRNLRKYRETLRLGQIELVLHLHDELIFEVPSEQARKIAKILKSSMENCAKLSLPLRVKVKMGPCWGQLKEMQV; this is encoded by the exons ATGGCagaattttcacagtcacttttTCTGAGTGATCACACACTGCAGTCTCTAGAAAAACAGGCCGCGAAACCCGCATCTCATTCGACTACTCCAATTTCCAATGCTGACCGATGTACGACACGGTCAAGTCAAGTCAACAAACGACAAAGCAGTGACGAACAGCGATCGTTGGAAGTCATCGATGAATCTCCGACTAATTCAAGTCGTGCAAATGGTAACGAAACACGGCACAAAAGTGTGCGGGAACGCTTGAGAACGGTTAGTACTCAATCTCGTTCCCGCAAAGGATTTCGTCGAAACAAATCCGACTCGATGACGTTAAATGCAGCGgaagaaaaacagaaaacaaaacaaaaagctcGCAGCGAGAGTAGGGAGCAACTCAATTTCGATGGAGACAATTTTTCGGATTTGTTCCGTAGTGATATTCGCTTCGACGGATTGTCTGGAAAGCCACAAATTGCCAAATGCGAAGACcatgcacagaaagaaattaataTTTCGAAGCTTTTAGAATCGGATATTGCTTTTGAAACTTCG GTGGTAACCGAGTTCAAAGACCCAACCGTGATCGGTTCACCAGTATCGAAGCAGTCCCGTCATAGTGATGAATATGCGGATATTTTCGGAAGCAGTGAATTTTCCATGGATCTACAGCCTCGAAGTCAAAGCTTGGTAGCAACGGTTCGGGAATCTAACGGCTTCGATGACCTTTTTGACAAGAGTGTCTTCACCCTTGAGGCACCCGCTCAGCCAGCCAAAGATATGAAACCTTTGATTAGTAGTACGATGAACAATTTCTTATGTAGTGAAGATTTATTAGAATTTTCCGGTCTCCAAGAACCGTTGCGTGTTGGAGAAGATGATCTAGAAGCTGACGATATTTCTCTGCTAGTAGAAAATGTCAACTTTACTCAAATTCACATTGCCGATTCAGATGAAAGCAgacaaaaaattgagaatttgcTCAGTCAGGAATTAGAGCGCTCAAAAAATATTGTTCACGAAACCTTAAAAAAGAATAATCGTGccgttgaaaatgaatcaatcaatCACACGACGGTCCTTGCGTCATCGTCCTTTTTATGTCCTTCGGCGAAAACTCAAAATGCCTCCAATGAGCCAATgtcgctaaacgaaaataaaaatcttcGACTTGTGGCCAGTTGGGGCCTACCGGAAGCGGTCACGAAAGCCTATGCAAGGAAGGGCATTACGGAGCTATTTCAATGGCAGTCGGACTGTCTAGCCAATGCCAAGGTGATCCTGGAAACGGCAAATCTAGTTTACAGTGCTCCCACTTCCGGTGGTAAAACGATTGTAAGCGAATTTTTGGTTGCTAAAACCGTTGTGGAGAGGAAACGGAAAGCGATCGTCATTCTACCTTTCGTTGCGGTTGCACGGGAGAAAATGTTCTATCTGCAG GAAATTCTTTCCCCTGCGGGAATTCGAGTGGAAGGATTTTTCGGAGGTCACACAGCACCAGGAGGTTTCGAGAGCGTGGATGTTGCTGTATGTACCATCGAAAAAGCAAATTCGATCGTGAATCGGTTACTGGAACAGCAAACACTGTCCAGTCTCGGACTAATCGTTGTTGACGAAGTCCATTTGATAGCGGATCCTTCCAGGGGTTACATACTAGAGTTGCTATTGACAAAGATCCGGTATGTTGGTGCTAAACTGGGTGAACGGATCCAAATCGTGGCAATGTCTGCGACTTTACCCAACATGGAACTGCTAACGGATTGGCTGCAGGCGGAACAATTTCGAACGGATTTCCGTCCGATTGAGTTAAAAGAGATGGTTAAACTTGGCACCGGCATTTACGATAACCGGGGAAAACTTATTCGGAagttggacactgatttgttcaaAGGGATCATGCGAGATCAAGATAACATTGCGCAGCTATGCTTGGAAACGATTCTGGAAGGATGTTCCGTAATCGTCTTTTGTCCCTCGAAGGATTGGTGTGAACGATTAACACTGCATCTGGCTGAGTTCATTCATACGTTGCAGAAATCGGATTCCGAATTGGGTGTAAAACTCCGCTCAGAAATGAATCAGAATAAAATAGAGGAAGCACTCGCACTGCTGAAAGATTGTCCTACCGGTTTGGACATTGTGCTGGGTAAAACCGCACGCTATGGATGTGTCTATCATCACGCTGGACTTACGGCTGACGAGCGGGATATAATCGAAAGCTGTTTTAAAAGTGGCACGCTAAGAATAATCGTTGCAACCAGCACTCTCAGCAGTGGCGTAAATCTTCCTGCCAGAAGGGTCATTATCCGGACGCCACTTTTCGGTGGAACTCAGATGAATCCACTGACTTATCGGCAAATGATCGGTCGAGCCGGACGGAAGGGACGAGACGTACTGGGAGAATCGATACTGATGTGCGATGGACAAAATACGAAAGCCGGCTGGGGGCTTGTGAACGCAGAGCTAAAACCTATCGCTTCCTGTCTGGACGGGGATGGATAT agCCACCTGAAGCGCGCGATTCTGGAGATCATCGCATCCGGTATGGCCAGCACGACACGTGAACTGGAAACGTTCGTCAACTGTACTCTGTATAGTTGCGAGAAAAAGTGTCCGTTTAGCTTTGATTTTGATTCACTGGAAAAAAGCCAGCGGAAGGTGATGCAGGCCGCCGCTGGTAGTGATCGTGATGCCGAGAACGTGAATCCTATAGCGAACTGTGTTCAATTCTTGCTGGAGTACGAGTTTATCCGGATGCAGCACAGTGCTGAAACCGGAGAAATTCTGTTAACAGCCACGCAGCTTGGCAGTGCTTGTCTAGCTGCTTCAATGCCACCACGGGATGGTTTCTTATTGTTTAGCGAACTGCAGAAATCTCGGCAGTGTTTTGTGCTGGAAACAGAGCTTCATGCCATTTATCTGGTTACACCGTACTCCGTAAGTTACCAGTGGCAAAGTATCGACTGGATGGCTTACCTGACACGGTGGGAAAAACTGTCCGAACCGATGAAACGGGTTGGGGAGCTGGTGGGAGTACGGGAGGCTTTCCTGGTGAAGGCGTTGCGCGGAAACGTTGGCTCAGATGACTATCAGTCCCTGCAGATCCATAAGCGGTTCTATACTGCACTGGCACTCAAAGAGCTGGTGGACGAAAAACCGTTGAGCGCCGTTGCACAGGAATTCGTCTGTACGAGAGGGCTTTTGCAAAGTTTACAGCAAGTGGCGGCTACTTTTGCTG GAATTGTAACGGCATTTTGCACTTCACTTAACTGGAATCTGTTGGCAATGATTGTATCGCAGTTCAAAGAACGACTATTCTTCGGCATTCAATCCGACCTACTCGATTTGATGCGAATTGCCAGCTTGAACGGACAGCGAGCACGTATGCTATTCAACGGTGGTATCACCGGGTTGGTGGATCTGGCCAATGCGGATCCACTGTTAGTGGAACGGATTCTGTACGGAAGCGTTAGCTTTCAAACGGAACAGAAACGGGAAGGTGAAGATGAGTTCGAGGCTCGTAAAAGAACCAACCTAAGAAATCTGCACGTAACTGGCCGGGCCGGGATGACGGTGAGCGAAGCGGCTCAGTTGCTAGTCAAAGAAGCCCGCGACTACATTCAACTGGATACCGGGGTTCGTAATCCTGACTGGCAGAATCAGTCCGACCAGGAAGAGCAGGACGCATCCTCCGTTGGCGAAAGCGAGAATGTGCCAATGTTGGAacagagagaaaaaaacaatGATCTATCGAATCCTAAACAATCGTCGATAGTTTCGTTCGAAGTTTCCGATTCAGACAGTAAtcgtgaaattgaaaaatttcacaaTTCGCTCATAATGAATTTTTCGCACGTGCTGAGCGATGACAAAACTTCGACCAGTCAGGGAGGGAAATACGATTGTTTGAACATAGTAGATTTGTGTGCTGAATTGACCCTTTTTCAACGGTTCGGTGAAGAGTTAGAACAAGTGAATTCGGTTAGTGTTGCGTTTGGAGTTGGTAAAATTGATCGCACCAAATCGGTAATCGGTGGTAATCTGTTGATCAATCAGCCAACGAAAGGTGAAGAGAATGAAATTCTCAAAGCCTATCGGTTCGTGTTTCACGACAATCTTTACATTAGTGGAATTGCTTTCACGCTACCTGAGCGAAGTAACGATGAAGCGGAAAATGTGACATATTACTTGAACTTGCGAAAGGATGGTCCAATCGAATGCAGTTCGAAACAACAACTTGTCTGTGATTTGTTACGACGTGACACGCTTACGGTGAATATTTTTGATGCAAAAGAACAACTCAAAATGGTGTACCGGAGCGGATTACTCAGTCAAGATTACGAAATTTTGGCTGATGTGCGTGACCCGAAAGTTGCAAACTGGCTTTTGCAAGCCGAGGACAAAGTTATCCCACTGCAGGCGATG GTTCAGCAATACTGTCCTGAGTTATCGTCCATAAGTCAACTTGCCGGTCGTTGTCCGGGTTCTGCTGGTCCAGCGTTGCATTTCATGAGTGCAATCGATGCACGAATCAG ATGCACCGTCGAGAGCTTCCTCGTGCAGCATATGATCACAGCACAGCTCGAACAGTTCGAGCACCTAGATCGGCCGCAAGAAGTATTGACTACATTCTCCAGCCGAGAAATGCCACTGCATTTGACGTTAACACGAATGGAACTTGTTGGCTTCCCTGTTGACGGCTGCGAACTTGGTCGATTGATCGATCGATTGCATCAGGCGAAAGATCGTATCGCGGAACGGGTACGGCAACTGAATGGTGGCCGTAAACTGGACTTCGGCTCGGCTAGTGAAGTCGCAGGTGTGTTGAAGGTACCGCGCGATCGTTATGGACGCACAAAAACAACCCGTCAGGTATTGGAACGAATCGATTCTCCGCTGGCTGCGCTTGTGATTGCTTACAGGAAAATTGACAGTAATCTAAGTCGGACGATCGAGCCGCTGTATCGATCGGTTCGCAACGCCAAGCGAATATATGGAACCAGCTTTTGTTTCACTTCTACTGGGCGCATTACAATGCATgaaccaaatctgcaaaccgtgGTCAAGGATTTCACG GTGGAATTTGAACCGGGGAATGTAGAAGTTTTCAGCTGTCGCAGCACGTTCGCTTGTTCGGATCAAAATAGGGTGCTTCTCTCGGCCGACTTCTGCCAACTGGAGTTATGTGTGCTAACCCATCTGTCTCAGGATCGAAAGCTGCTGGCGGTGATGAGCGCTGGGAAGGACGTCTTTCGGAGCATTGCTGCCAAATGGAATCGAATTCCGGATGAAAATCATGTTTCAGATGAGCTAAGGAATTGCACCAAAGCGATTGTGTACGGTGTTATCTACGGCATGGGTGTCAAATCGATGGCCACCGAGTTGAACGTCGACGAAGACATGGCTCGTACACTGATGGAGCAATTTCATTCCACTTATCCGGATATACGTCGCTATGCGGACAAGGTAACACAAATTACTAGAGAACGAGGCTATATCGAAACGTTAACCGGGAGAAGACGTTACTTGCCGGCAATTCATAGTACGGATCCGAAAAAAAGAGCCGAAGCGGAACGGCAGGCCGTTTGTACAACGGTGCAGGGTTCCGCTGCGGACATCCTGAAGAATGCGATTTTGCGGATGATGCGAAATCTTCGCAAGTATCGAGAGACACTGCGTTTGGGCCAGATTGAGCTGGTGTTACATTTGCACGATGAATTGATTTTCGAGGTGCCTAGCGAGCAAGCGCGTAAGATAGCTAAAATTCTGAAATCCAGCATGGAGAATTGTGCCAAGCTCAGTCTGCCGCTTAGGGTGAAGGTGAAAATGGGACCCTGCTGGGGTCAACTGAAGGAGATGCAGGTGTAA